The Cervus elaphus chromosome 30, mCerEla1.1, whole genome shotgun sequence genome segment GTTCACAACTGGGTTCTGCTGTCGGCCTCTCAGCAGCGGAGACATGCAGCGTCGTCTTTTAGGGATGCCTTGCATATTTGGTTCTCCAGGTCGTTTATGTTTATTTTGAGGTCCAGCCACAAATTCATCTGCCTCATCTATCATCATACCCTGTAACAAAGAAGAATTTCCCTGACTTTACATAATGTTTTCAGTTGTATGACAAACTCCAATTCCCATTAAACTACATTTTAACGATGTTGACATAGTATTCTACCAAGAAAATGGTTTCAGCTTACTTTAGTTAAATTAAGAACTGTTAAATCTACTGTGCCtcccacaaaaaaaaattatgtaatggAACACTTCAAATTTACCTTTTTATCCAGCTTAAAGGGGTTGCCAAATGTATGCAACCTCCGAGGCTGATCAGGATCAAGTTCTCTTAATGGAGAAGGTACTTGCTTGAGGTATTCCTGGTAATTCCCCATTTGTGCTATAGGAACACTGTGCACTTGATCTTTTCAAACAGAACAAAGCAATAATAAAAGTTAACTTCGCTAAAACTACATTTCATTTAGTTAACAAATAATGTGTTCTTATGTATGAATGCTACCTGGTCTATTCTAGGCAACTTTTCCTTACCATATATTCTAAATTAGTTTGTTTATTGTGACATAAAATCTTGagtgttttaataaaattttaaataatcaattttatcttctaaacaaagcaaaaatattgCAGTTAGTTTCAGTATTCTAAACAGTATGTGTAACCCTTCTACGAAAATGTCTCTCTCTTCTATTCTACTCCAAAGCAGAATTTAGTTAAAGCATAATTTACAGAAAAGAGGTATCACATAGATGATCCTTTTCATATAAAACTATAGTTGAAATGTTTACATCAGAGTTAGCAAAGGGTTAAGTTCTCATCTGACATAATTTGTAGGTGCCAAAGGTATAGTTAAGGAAATACTAGAATATGACATATATTGGCCATTCCGAGTTAAACGATCACATACTAGTAGATCACAAGAAAATGattttgtgtgtgcctgtgtatgtgaATGTATGAAGAAAGCCATAAGGAAACTAAGCTATTACCAAAGGTTGTTTCCTCTGGAGAACAGAATTTGGGGCAACAGTGATGGTAGGAAGAAGTGTAGAGAATTAGAGATGACTCAACTTTCTACTTCATTTAATGAGAATGTAATATTACAGTCTCAACTCTTTAAAAGTTACAATAACACTCTGTATTTTCAATATAAAGAAAAGTTTACTGAAGAAATACCAATACTAAAACCATGATCTAACCTTCATCCTGTCCTTTAAGAAATCTGCGGGTGCTCTTCAAAAGATTAGATCTCATTCTTGTTAAGTGATCCAAAAGATTCCGTCTTGGTATGTCATATGCATTTCTAAATGTCTGTGGCTTCAAATCCTGTTTTAAAAAGATTCAAAgacaaaatgtattttgaaacaGAATTAAAAGAGACTAAAATCTCTAGCCTGCAGCACAACTTTGAAAATAAGATATACAAGTCAACTAATtagcttaaaaaaatagaataaagagaTATGATACCATCGTAATGTACTGTTTTAATAACCAAAAGATAAAAACTCAGTAGTGAAGCTCAACCGAATTATCTCAAATTCACATCTGTCCAAGATTTTATTACGTATTCTGGCTAAGAGAAGTAAATAAAAGCTTTGATGTGTAATTTACACACCATACAACAACCCATTTTACATAAACAATTTGAGTGTTAATAAATGTACAGTTGTGAAACCATCACTAGTATCAGTTTTAGAACATCCCCATCACTCCACAAGGTTCCATGTGCCCACTTGCAGTCACTCTCAATTCCTATCCCcgcaaccaccaatctgctttctgtctacGTCCCATTTCATAAATGGAATCTTGCAATATGTACTGTTTTCTATCTGGCTTCTTTCCACAAGCATGTtttgagattcacccatgttgttcCTGTACTGGTAGTCTTTTCCTTTTTACATGGATATActgtatctttatccattcaccagttgatgaACACTTGGactgttttcagtttggggcaATTACTAacactgctatgaatatttgcatacaaaccctttatacacacatattttcatttatctcagtAGATACCTACAAGTAGAACTGCTGGTATATAGCAACATTTACCTTTCCTAAGAAACTGCAAATTAACTGTTGATAATTTTCATCAACAATGTGTAAGAGCTCCAGCTGTTCTATAACCTCACCaatacttcatatttttcagtcttaaactttagccattctagtgggcATAAAGTGggatctcactgtggttttaatttgcatttccccacttgactaataatgttgaacatcttttcatctgctttttCAGGTTTGTATATCCTACCTGGTAAGgtgtctattcaaatattttgtgcatttttttattggatgcttatctttttattattgagtcttaggatttctttatgtattttgatacAAGTGCTTTATTcaacatatgcttttctcccagGTTGTAGCTTGTCTGGGAGAGACTTCAAAGTTTCTTCTGAAgacaaaaattataattttactaAAGTTCAGTTTATGAAGTtgttatatgtatgtgttttgtgttgtattttagaaatCTTCATTGACCCAAGATCCAACatcttacagatttttttcctgtaaaagtTTGTAGTTTCAGTTCTTACATTTATGACTATGATCATGTTAACTAATATAAGGATCAAGTTCATTATTTTGCAGATAGATAGCCAACTGTTCCTACCCTatgtgttgaaaagactgtcttctgACCCACTGAATTATTCTGGCAtcttcattaaaaattaactctATATGAAGGTGTACTTCTGTTCCACTGACCAAAATATTTCTCCTCATGCCAGCAACACATATGTTGATCACTGCAGCTTTACAGTCACTTTTAAAATTAGTGCAAGCTTTATTCTTTCCCAAAACTGTTTCAGCTACTCTAGGACCTTTATacctccatataaattttagaaccaGTCTGTCAGTTTCAACAAACAGGCAACTGGGATGAGGATCTTTTTAATAATGAGTATTCACAAAGCACTGTGTACCCAAGGTCAGTAGTATAAGTGCCAAACTACAGTGAACTCTACTATTAGCTATGTAACTTCAGGCAATCTCTAAGCCTGTTTTCCATCTATAAGATGAACATGATGGTTTGCTCTTCATCAGTCCATCTGCTCATCCACTCACCATGAAGTGTTTTAAAATTCAATGATTCAATAATATGAATAGCATAATTGATTATTCTGCAGAGGTATAGAAATTTGGACAAACTGGGTATTAGTTAAGAGAAAAACTTGAAATATTCGACAATATAGACTATTACTAGAGCAGTACAAAATTCACATAACTATTACCTTATTGAGCAAAGCAACTTGGAACCCAGTGTATTCTTTCATATTAAGGTCCAGCAGTCTGTGAGGAACATCCTCTGAAATTCCCTGGAGCAGCTGTTGAAAATCTTTCCTATAAGCCATTGATAAACCATGTGATCTGCTTCGGACTTTAATTCCAGTTTCCTGTACTACTTTTTTGCCTACAGAACCGATGACTCGATCAGATTCTATTTTGgcctaaagcaaaaataaataaaagctgtcTTGACATGATCTGAACTGGTAAAGGCTAAAAATAGTTTCAGTCTTTTATAAATTAAgtatttatcacattttaaaagaacataagaaattaaaaactacTTAAGTTATGTAGTCTATGTCAGTTGCTTGGTAAACTGAACACAGCTTAAACAATAACGTCTTATGATTTTAAATCATCGCAATTCTTACCTTTTGGAGAAAAATCACACAAACACAACTTTGATTTATTAACACCCACTACACTGAAACCATGATATGTTAGTTAATACACCCTAAATAAAAATTCCCAATTCAGAGGtgatataaaattagaaaacaatctTATCAATATCTACTTAAAGCCATTATTACTAGCACATAACTAAATGCTCACAGATAAAGCAAACAGCAATATTTTGACTCTTCTAACCTACATTTCAATTAGCAGTTGAAGTAGAGATGGCAAAAGTACTGGAAAAATTATGctttatacaattttaataacTTGGCAGTCAAAGGGTATACTGCTGGACTAATCTGGTATCTACTAACGTGACTTATGACCAAAATGACaaaattcactatttttatacatatttcaaaagaaaccctcatttttaaagaaaatgctatAGGTTTTATAACataaagcaaaagaaattgatttaactaagaaaaacaaatttctaacaaatttcccaaaagaaaacataaggaaTGTTCACATACAAGGCAGCTAGGATCACATTAATACAGCAATTTTCACAAACTAGaaattattatttgaaattatcATTTCAAAACATAGCATACCATGCACTTGAgaattatgttaatatatatgtgGTTTTAAAACGTAACCTATTAATATAATTCTACTAGAACCATCAAGAACTAGTATCTGGCCTATTGACCACCTTAGCCAATACCATTCAAAATACTTAATGGCTCTATTTCTTAACATTACCTGCTGACTCAGTTTTTTGAGGTATGAAATGACACTGTAACTAAGTCCATATTCCATACTGTCTGCTATTAGGTTAGGTGCTCCCATCATTCTAACAGCTTTCTTCAAAGgctgcaggaaaaaaagaaaatatcacacTCAATCCTAAGCTTGTCATAAATTTATagccatgaaaagtgaaagtgaaagtcgctcagtcatgtctgactctttgtggccccatggactatacatacagtccatggactctccaggccagaatactggagtgggtagccattcacttctccaggcgatcttcccaacccagggatcaaacccaggtctcctgcattgcaggccgattctttaccagtagagcCATGTATGTATTGtcaattttgaaaaattcacCCCTGCGAAACCTCTCCTTTTCTTCAATAAGGGTCACATAATCATATCTGTACTTCATTAAAATGTTTGTCAGTGGTATAAAAGGCAGTTTGAAATACTAAACAAGGATTAGAGGCTATAATAACAACCCCCAGAGTAAGAAAGGGTGGAGTCTTGGACTTCTTAGTATCATCTGGAAGAGGGCAGGAGACACACTGCAGATGTAGATTTGATAGAACTTGGGTGGTAAGTGAAAAGAGGAGTCAAGGATAATAGAAGATTCTTACCTTGAATAAGGATAGACTAACTAAGAATAAGAAATACTTTGTGCAATGAAAAATGTCACTGCACAACAGTCTAGCATATGTGAATGGGAGAGAGTCAAAAAAAAGATGACAGCCACCCACTGACATATTACAAAGTGTATAAAAGCACTGGTGTCAAACTGGAATCAAATCCCAGACCTGATATTTAATATCCATGTGGCGTTGGCTAAATCCCCTCAGATGCTATGAAACATGAGCCAAACATACGCAGTAGTTCATATTCCagtgtttcctcctttcccctctcttACACAGCTGGTACTATCTGCTAGACACACACAGTTTTTCTCTTACAACTATAATATATGATTTCAAAGCTTAAGAAATTAATGTTATTAGAGACCATTTAGAAAGATTACAGTCGAATACTACGATATTCCTGCAGTAAAAGCAGAAgtaatgttttaataaaatgttcTAGAAGTTATTTTTCACAAAGTCAATAAAGTAattacttgcctggagaatcccatggacagagaagcctgggaggctaccatccatggggttgcaaagagtcagacatgacttagcgactaaacaataatgtatttaataatatatgtattactGGTCCTATTGTGATACACTAGGTTTCAGGGAATGTTTCTTGAGATTCAGAGAACAATGCAAACAAACCTTTTTTTGTACCTATAAggagaaataattataaaactgcAATTTAAAAAGGTTAATTGTAAAAGTTTAAATTCTAAAGCCAGCTGCCTGGGATTGAATTCCTGACCCTGTTCTTATTAGCTGTGTAGCCTTAGAtgaattgtttaattttttagtgCCTTAGTTTCCACATTTGCGAAATAGAAACAGTTATTTCTGCCTCGTAcagtttatataaattaaatgaggTTAACACATGTAAAGTGCTGAGGATAGTATCAGGCAGGCCTGGATAAGCATTATATATATtctcaccatcatcattattctGCAAATCACtgaaacatttctttctcattatatTTATATGGGTCATTTATAAATTTTTCATGATATTTATTCTGTAACAGcaataaataaaacctttaatACCTACAGTAAACTATAAGCATAATACAAAATCTTATaataagttctatttttaacaatAATATTCTTACCCCAAGATAGTAGGGAGGCATCGTCTTCAAATAACTCTCAAATGACTGTCTCCACTTCAGTGTTGGTTTTGCCTTATGGACCTTAAACAGATCATCTATAAATGAATGCACGATGAGAACAAACTGTCATCAGTGTTTTCACACATGAAAACCAAGTCAagtaagtttcatttttaaagtttgctttcttatttacaagagagagaggaaacatCCAttctatttttaacaaaattaaaggTGATAAATGTTTGGTTATGACATTTTTGAGTAGTAAtaccactttaaaaatgaaagggtGCCAATTAAGGTTTCAaattaaatgtaataataaaggtagaatgagaaaatacacaaagaaaatcGAGATATGAAACAGACAGGAATACAGAAAGTATACATGAACACATACCTACTAATATTTTGTCTATTAACCTTTAAGTCTGGTGCAATTCCATGAAGGAAAAGATGGCTTCTCCAATAGCACCCCTCAAAAAATTACAGCCAAAGGGTCTCCAATCAACTTTAggcttatcattattatttagaatattattttagaaCAAATTCATTCACTAAAAAGTTTGccaaaagaaaattcttaaaaagaaaatagtcagCTCTAAGAAATATGCTTCTACAAAATATCTTAATTATTTACCACATACAAAATCTGCATTACTAATTCTAACTATGTAAGATATCTAATTTGCAAAAAACTTAGAATAATTTAATTtagaaacaaaatgtagtatcTTCAATAGTTTGTAGAATCAAAGGTGTTTGACACTGATTTCATATATCAGAAACATGCAGAGGTTGCTATAAACCCTTAACAGCttcaatattttagaatattaataaaaatcttcATTAATTTCCAGAAgacaagaaaactcagaaagggAGGGATGTTCGCAAAGATTGCTTTTAGGAAAATTCACACGTACGCTAGGCCACAGAGAACATGACAAGAAGGACTCACCTAAAAGGGGAAGGAGGACTGGGTAATTGTAAGGCATCACGAATAAGTTGACACAGTTGAGTGCTGTACTGGCTTTCAAGTAACCAAAGGGATGGCCAAGTTCACTGTATTTTGCACTATTGCTCACATATACCTGTTAAAAAGGAGTAGTTAAAAGTTCACATTTAATAACCTTTGCAGAATGTTATATAAACCATGGATCcaatttgactttttttaaaacattaaaaaaaaaaaaacatcaaattaAATTTTTAGAGGTTCTAATACtgagtgaagagctgactcatttgaaaagaccctgatgctgggaaagattgagggcaggaggagaaggggatgacagaggatgagatggctggatggcatcactgactcaatggacatgggtttgggtggactctgggagttggtgatggacagggaagcctggcgtgctgcggttcacagggtcgcaaagagttggacacgactgagcgactgaactgaactgaactaatactgAGTGAAAttaagtcagactgagaaagacaaataccatgatattgcttacatgtgaaatctaaacaaAAAGGCTActaatgaacttatctacaaaacagaaagagttatagatgtgaaaaataaatttatggttactgggggctaaggaggcagggagggataaactgggagattgcaactaacatatacatactactgtatataaaatagatggaacttactgaaaaaaaaaaaaaaaagatggaactaataaggacctacagtatactatatagcacagggaacattaCTCTGTAACGGTCTACCTATATGgaaaaacaatctgaaaagagaggctatatatatatgtgtgtaacagATAAacttttgctgtacacctgaaactaatgcaacaatgtaaatcaattatacctcaataaaaattaaataaataaatttttaaaatcactacaGTCTTTCAGCTTACCTGCCAACATGTCTGAGGAGATTTTCTTTCCAGGATAAACTGAGTCAGCGGTGAAGGTTCCAACTCGTATTTGTCAAAAGGCAATTTGTCAATAACCATCGGTTCACAGTCTGTACAAGAAAACTTCACTACAGGATGAGATGTACGAGGTGgctagaaggcaaagtcttattGTTACTCTTTCACAAAGTACCAGAAACAAACTTTTCGTATCCCTCACTGTCAAAGTTTACTCAGTTTCTCAGTTTCACTAGTGAGAGTTTAATTTACTATCAAAAGCACCACTAAGCTGAAAGATAATACTTAAAAATGTAATGCTTAAACTATCAATATTTAcaagaaaaaacataaataaaacactACAAAATCTGTacaggtttaaaattttttaagtcttAAAATCAAATTCATCAGAAAACTTAAATGCAGTATTTTAGAATTAAGTAAGTGCTCATTAATTTTTACATCTGACAAGCAGTTACTGTAATTAGAAACCTTCCTAAGGCCACAGTTGTGGCAGTTTAACTACCTGATTTCCAAACTGATGATGCACACTGATCAGTacaaggttttatatatatacttgtaaattattaatttataggTTTATAATATATAccaaaatactattaaaaaatagaaaaaagaaaacaaatagaagTTCTACTGGTTTCCTTCCATATTCCAGTAAACTACTGGTTACCCCTATGGTAAATATGCCCCActctggagaccctggttctagaGCTGCAAAAACTGCAatacttttaaagaagaaaaaaaaaaaaaaagcatgttacTCTATTCCCCCTCTTAACAGTCTCCTTCCTAAAAATCTCACCAAAAGAAGACTGGTGAAGAAAATACGAGCTATGAGGAAATACTGTGAAATTTCATAAATATAAAGGACTCCTTTTAGCTTCAGTTACTATCTATCAATACATACACTGGTGGCTCCCAAACGACTGTCTTGGGATCATCTCTCACTTCTCTTCATGTATCCAACCACCTACTGGACATAACCTGAATTTTCTATAGGTCCCTCAAACACAGTATTACCCAATTCATTATTTCACCCCCAAACCACATAACCCGTTCTAAAAACCTGGATGTTACCCTTAATTATCTCCCCCTTACCCTCCATACTTAACTGTCACAAAGACCTAGATTCAGTGATACCACAAATTCTAAGTCACTTAGCAAACACATAAATATGGTGCAGATGCTCACTACTTTAGATACTACCCTCTGTCAATGTTAAATCCTCATCTCTCTGAAAATTTATCTTCTATTTCTTACCACTCTAATTCATGCCTTCATTTCGTAGACTAGATTAGTAcaactgtatatttttaattagtaTCCCTAATTAGTCAGCCCCCTCCAATCAATCCCATGGCCATGAAATATAATCAGATAATTTTCCTGCCTCAAATTGTTGAGTAAAAGTAGCATCCAATCACCTAAAAATAGGGCCAgactcttttggtttttttttaaacaaagagcgTTGACCGTTTGGTCCCTATCTGCCTTTTAGCCACCACCCCATACACACCCCATGCTGCAGCCTTAGAACAACTTGCAGTGGCCCAAGCAGATCACTGTCTTTCATGCCCCTGCGTTTCAGGTTATCCCTGGTGCTTTACTGTGTTCTCCCTTGCATAACGCAAACAAAGTTCTGAAGTCTGAACTGCCAAGTACCAACCTCTAAGAGGCCTCTTTCCTGACACACTCTTACCACGTACCCCAAACCCACACCAGGCAGCTAGGTACCACCTCATCTGGCCTCTGCTCCGCCACTCTGACAGGCGGCACACTGGACTCTATGACGTTTATACGGCTGACCTTCCTACGGAAAGTTCCAGACGGGAAGCACCATGTTTTAACTCATCTTCTACTCCTGTGCCTGTCACGTAACTGATGTAACAGCTTATTGAATCAGTCTATGAAATTTATGGGGTTTTTTTGGATGAAAATATTAAGATCcatttaatatccaaaataatcCTATGAGATAGGagttattatctttatttaacAGATGGTAAATCGAGGCTTAAAGAAGATAATTAACCAAAGACACATGGCTAATAACTGGTAGAGCCATAATTCAAATTCAGAACCAGTCTCTAACAAATCACATTTAATTTCGGTATcagtacctctttttttttttttcagtacctCTTATATGAAATCCTATTGTTTATAGAAATTTCATTTCCCCTCTAATATCCTTCAGTTACTAAAATTTGCCAGTTCTTTCCAGTATCTCTTTTTTAACATTCTCTCTTCCATCATCTTAATTCAAACTCTTACTAGCtctgtattgggcttccctggtggctcagatggtaaagaatctgcttgcaatgccaaagacatgggttcaatccctgagttgggaagatcccctggagaaggaaatagcaacccactccagtatttttgcctggagaattccatggacagaggagcctggtgggctacagtccacggggtcacaaagagtcggacatgactgagtgactaagcacaacagcTCTGTGTTAAGTGAACTATAGCAATAGTCCTCTAGGTGAACAGCTTACCTGCCAATTCATCTCCTGATTCTGCTGCATATAATAATCACCAGATTAATTTTCCCAAAGGAACATTCTGTTAAAAATGTCTTCAGTTCTATGAACCCCACTGAGAAAAGCTCAAATTCTTTAACCTTGCATGTAAAGTCATGAGCAATCTAGTTTCTTTAATAACATTCTCAATGTCCTACAGACATATTATGAACCAACTATCCTCAGATACTTTCCATTCCTCTAAACTCACCTTGTTCTTTCCTACTTCCATACTTTCAACATTGTTTCCTGTTCCAACTAAAATCCTACCCACGTTCCAAAATCCTCTATGGCTTGTAATAATTTGCAATAGACCACTAGAGTAATATTAATAGATAATGCTTGTGATACTGGTTTTGGATTTCTTCCTATGCGGACTCAACATGTACCATATGTACTACTGTAGGTATTAAATATAATTGAATAAACAAtagaatatttcatacaaaaatgTTCTTTAAGAATTCTGAAAGGCTccagaagagaaattaaaatgacCAAAGAAATCGAGAGCTTCTCTAAGGCCAGACTAAAAACCTATGATggttcaatcaaaaaaaaaaaaggaagacgaTCTCTCACTGAAATGTATAAAACCTTTATTTCATGTACTACTTCATTAAATCCTTAATGAACAAAGGCAATATCATAGCTCTTAtatagaataaaagcaaaaaattatcCTGAAGAGTTGATACagatttaaagtataaaagattTCAAGGAGTTTAACTTAATTCATAAATGATAGCCACATCAAACGTTATTAAAGACTACTTAACGATCTTTGACATAACAATTCTTATCTTCCAAGGATAACATCAAAAGAACCACTGTCAAGCTCTCCCACAAAATATTCCAGTGTCCTCCGAGTTACTACAAAAAAAACGAATCTGGAAAATGTGTATTAACAAGA includes the following:
- the INTS6 gene encoding integrator complex subunit 6 isoform X4; protein product: MSVESEQLTGVPLDDSAITPMCEVTGGRSYSVCSPRMLNQCLESLVQKVQSGVVINFEKAGPDPSPVEDGQPDISRPFGSQPWHSCHKLIYVRPNPKTGVPIGHWPVPESFWPDQNSPTLPPRTSHPVVKFSCTDCEPMVIDKLPFDKYELEPSPLTQFILERKSPQTCWQVYVSNSAKYSELGHPFGYLKASTALNCVNLFVMPYNYPVLLPLLDDLFKVHKAKPTLKWRQSFESYLKTMPPYYLGPLKKAVRMMGAPNLIADSMEYGLSYSVISYLKKLSQQAKIESDRVIGSVGKKVVQETGIKVRSRSHGLSMAYRKDFQQLLQGISEDVPHRLLDLNMKEYTGFQVALLNKDLKPQTFRNAYDIPRRNLLDHLTRMRSNLLKSTRRFLKGQDEDQVHSVPIAQMGNYQEYLKQVPSPLRELDPDQPRRLHTFGNPFKLDKKGMMIDEADEFVAGPQNKHKRPGEPNMQGIPKRRRCMSPLLRGRQQNPVVNNHIGGKGPPVPMTQAQPDLIKPLPLHKISEATNDSTMDDVVENHVADQLSSDITPNAMEAEFSGSSPANLLERPTNHTEALGHDHLGTNDLTVGGFLENHEEPRDKEQCPEENTPASSLNKGKKLMHCRSHEEVNTELKAQIMKEIRKPGRKYERIFTLLKHVQGSLQTRLIFLQNVIKEASRFKKRMLIEQLENFLDEIHRRANQINHINSN